From Scomber scombrus chromosome 6, fScoSco1.1, whole genome shotgun sequence, the proteins below share one genomic window:
- the polg gene encoding DNA polymerase subunit gamma-1 gives MLHVLRCHLQKPLITTQWRCLRSLYSTKPHSIQGEDSTETRLNPLNIQMLSRNLHEQIFRGLEPEYKEEDVERSISHLQKHQLWGKETSLMPDVELKLGKMYGNNIDEHFRILAQKQSLPYLEAALQLQQAALPPMPEEWTWEAGWIRYGPNGESQKVDFPDETALVFDVEVCITEGKCPTLAVAVSPTNWYSWCSKRLIEERYTWSNQLTLADLIPLETSMNSARPPGGHWKNRLIVGHNVSFDRSYIKEQYLIKGSKVRFMDTMSLHMAISGLTGFQRTLWMANKLGKRTGLHEVKEHIKKAGQKKKGPMIGSWDWVNISSINNLADVHALYVGGPPLEKEARETFIKGSMVDVRNNFQELMQYCALDVQATHQVFAEQLPLFMERCPHPVTLAGMLEMGVSYLPVNQNWGRYLEDSQDIYEELQRELKKSLMTVADDACQLLQDDKYKDDPWLWDFEWDVQEFKQKKVSASKKKRSKQAAETQDATPLPEWEEDPGPPSEEEMAGPSPSRLALENLKETVNRLPKRRQHLPGHPGWYRKLCEKMSAEDSWSSGASLISLQMRVTPKLMGLTWDGFPLHYTEKHGWGYLVPGRRDNLNSQEENKGPVCPHSTIESVYREYCEHNSKEQPEYLDYNTSDDLMLTDSTVWAKVEELSSREKLTEENGVITMKNEKWKKNGSQNPHYVPEESHCHYHHGNGPYNDVDIPGCWFFKLPHKDGNQNNVGSPFSKDFLSKMEDGTLRAGRGGTNATRALEINKMMSFWRNAHKRISSQMVLWLRKGELPRFVSRHKEFDEEGQYGAILPQVITAGTVTRRAVEPTWLTASNARRDRVGSELKAMVQVPPGYHLVGADVDSQELWIAAVLGEAHFAAMHGCTAFGWMTLQGKKSQGTDLHSRTADAVGISRDHAKVFNYGRIYGAGQPFAERLLMQFNHRLGQAEAASKARQMYALTKGIRRYHLSEDGEWLVNELDIDVEREEDGSVSLQELRRITKLASQSSRRRKWDVVKNRVWSGGTESDMFNKLESIAHSDQPATPVLGCRISRALEPIAVKDEFITSRVNWVVQSSAVDYLHLMLVAMKWLFEEYDIDGRFCISIHDEVRYLVRSEDRYRAALALQITNLFTRSIFAHALGISDLPQSVAFFSAVDIDQCLRKEVTMDCVTPSNPAGLERRYSLSPGEALDIYQILNITKGSLNKR, from the exons ATGCTGCATGTGTTGCGCTGTCATCTGCAGAAGCCTCTCATAACTACACAATGGAGATGTCTGCGCTCCCTCTACTCCACCAAACCTCACTCCATTCAGGGCGAGGACTCCACAGAGACCCGCCTGAACCCCCTGAACATCCAGATGCTGTCGAGAAATCTCCATGAACAGATCTTTCGAGGGCTGGAGCCAGAGTACAAAGAGGAAGATGTGGAGCGCAGCATTAGCCATTTGCAGAAGCACCAGCTGTGGGGCAAGGAAACTTCACTGATGCCAGATGTGGAGCTGAAGCTTGGCAAAATGTACGGCAATAATATTGATGAGCACTTCCGGATTTTGGCCCAGAAGCAGAGCCTTCCATACCTTGAGGCTGCCTTGCAGCTGCAGCAAGCAGCCCTGCCACCCATGCCTGAGGAGTGGACATGGGAGGCTGGCTGGATACGCTATGGGCCAAATGGGGAGAGTCAGAAGGTTGATTTTCCAGATGAGACAGCATTGGTGTTTGATGTTGAGGTGTGCATAACAGAGGGAAAGTGCCCTACACTGGCTGTTGCTGTGTCTCCTACTAACTG GTATTCCTGGTGCAGTAAGCGTCTGATCGAAGAGCGGTATACATGGTCTAACCAGCTGACCCTCGCTGACCTCATCCCACTGGAGACATCAATGAACTCTGCCCGCCCTCCAGGGGGTCATTGGAAGAATAGGCTCATAGTGGGCCATAATGTCAGTTTTGACCGATCTTACATCAAGGAGCAATACCTGATAAAG ggcTCAAAGGTACGTTTCATGGACACTATGAGCCTTCACATGGCCATCTCTGGGCTGACTGGGTTCCAGCGGACACTGTGGATGGCTAACAAGCTGGGCAAGAGGACAGGCCTCCATGAGGTCAAGGAACACATTAAGAAGgctggacagaaaaaaaagggccCAATG ATTGGCTCTTGGGACTGGGTGAATATTAGTAGCATCAACAACCTGGCTGATGTCCATGCTCTGTATGTGGGAGGACCACCACTGGAGAAAGAGGCCAGAGAGACCTTTATAAAGGGCAGCATGGTGGATGTCAGGAACAACTTCCAG GAGTTAATGCAGTATTGCGCCCTGGATGTCCAGGCTACCCATCAAGTCTTTGCAGAACAACTACCACTCTTCATGGAGAG GTGCCCTCATCCAGTGACATTGGCAGGAATGCTAGAGATGGGTGTGAGCTACCTTCCCGTCAATCAAAACTGGGGACGTTACCTAGAGGATTCTCAGGACATTTATGAAGAGCTCCAGAGAGAGCTGAAGAAGTCTTTGATGACTGTAGCAGATGATGCCTGCCAGCTCCTCCAGGATGACAA ATACAAAGACGACCCTTGGCTTTGGGACTTTGAGTGGGATGTGCAGGAGTTCAAGCAGAAGAAAGTGTCAGCCAGCAAGAAGAAACGCTCCAAACAAGCAGCTGAAACACAAGATGCTACTCCTCTTCCAGAATGGGAAGAAG ACCCAGGTCCACCATCTGAAGAAGAGATGGCAGGCCCTTCCCCCAGCAGGCTGGCTTTGGAGAATTTAAAAGAAACAGTGAATCGACTTCCAAAGAGAAGGCAACATCTGCCTGGGCACCCAGG GTGGTATCGTAAGCTGTGTGAGAAGATGTCTGCAGAGGACAGCTGGTCATCAGGAGCCAGCCTCATCAGTCTACAGATGAGAGTGACTCCTAAGCTGATGGGTCTGACATGGGATGGATTCCCCCTACattacacagagaaacatgGGTGGGGCTACCTTGTACCTGGACGCAGGGATAACCTGAATTCTCAGGAGGAAAACAAAGGgccagtgtgtccacacag TACTATTGAGAGTGTCTACAGAGAGTATTGTGAGCACAACAGCAAAGAGCAGCCTGAATACCTGGACTACAACACCTCAGATGACCTCATGTTGACAGACAGCACAGTGTGGGCAAAG GTGGAGGAGTTAAGTTCCCGGGAGAAACTGACAGAGGAAAATGGAGtcataacaatgaaaaatgagaaGTGGAAGAAGAATGGG TCCCAGAATCCACATTATGTACCAGAGGAGAGCCACTGCCACtatcaccatggcaacggccCTTACAACGATGTAGATATACCAGGATGCTGGTTTTTCAAATTACCTCATAAG gatgGTAATCAGAACAATGTTGGCAGTCCATTTTCAAAAGACTTCTTGTCTAAGATGGAAGATGGTACTCTTCGGGCAGGGAGGGGCGGAACCAATGCTACACGTGCTCTGGAGATAAACAAAATGATGTCTTTCTGGAGGAATGCCCATAAACGTATAAG CTCTCAGATGGTTCTCTGGCTGCGAAAGGGAGAGCTTCCTCGATTCGTCAGCAG ACACAAAGAGTTTGATGAAGAGGGGCAGTATGGTGCCATATTACCTCAGGTTATCACTGCGGGGACAGTAACACGAAGGGCTGTGGAGCCAACGTGGCTGACTGCCAGTAATGCACGA CGGGACCGTGTAGGCAGTGAGCTGAAGGCGATGGTGCAGGTACCACCTGGGTACCATCTGGTGGGAGCAGATGTAGACTCTCAAGAGTTGTGGATTGCTGCTGTGCTTGGAGAGGCTCACTTTGCTGCCATGCATG GTTGTACAGCGTTTGGCTGGATGACTCTTCAGGGAAAGAAGAGTCAGGGCACTGACCTGCACAGCCGCACTGCTGATGCTGTGGGCATAAGTCGGGACCATGCTAAGGTGTTTAACTATGGACGCATCTATGGTGCAGGGCAGCCCTTTGCTGAGAGGCTGCTGATGCAGTTCAACCATCGTCTCGGTCAGGCAGAAGCTGCCAGTAAGGCCAGGCAGATGTACGCCTTAACAAAGGGTATTCGCAG ATACCATCTATCAGAGGATGGTGAGTGGCTGGTGAATGAACTGGATATAGATgtggagagggaggaagatggaagtgTCTCCCTGCAGGAGTTGCGCAGGATCACTAAACTAGCCTCTCAGAG CTCTCGGCGGAGGAAGTGGGATGTAGTCAAGAATCGTGTATGGTCTGGAGGCACAGAGTCGGACATGTTCAATAAACTGGAGAGCATTGCCCATTCAGACCAGCCAGCCACTCCTGTCCTAGGCTGCAGGATCAGCAGAGCTCTGGAGCCCATAGCAGTAAAGGATGAG TTTATCACCAGCAGAGTGAACTGGGTGGTCCAGAGCTCAGCAGTGGACTACCTACATCTAATGCTGGTGGCAATGAAGTGGCTTTTTGAAGAGTATGACATTGACGGCCGTTTCTGCATCAGTATCCACGATGAGGTGCGGTACCTCGTCCGTAGTGAAGATCGTTATCGAGCAGCTCTCGCACTTCAGATCACCAACCTATTCACACG GAGTATTTTCGCCCATGCGTTAGGCATATCGGACCTTCCACAGTCAGTAGCTTTCTTCAGTGCAGTAGACATTGACCAGTGTCTGAGGAAGGAGGTCACCATGGACTGTGTGACCCCCTCTAACCCTGCAGGTCTGGAGCGAAGATACAGCTTGTCACCTG GTGAGGCCTTGGACATCTACCAAATCCTCAACATCACTAAAGGCTCTCTGAACAAAAGATAA
- the fanci gene encoding Fanconi anemia group I protein, which translates to MKTEVDKIVSLSDGDQTVELQKYLSSLTDDQLITVITKSVLKGKNVGTTIKGIFKGSPSTSTEGSNRRLMLYQHCIPLCESGDLQTEVAADIIGLLMLETHTLSGPSLAQLASLFVEAIKMGKMGSGKSLELFPTVLTALAACEALSYGKGELSGDEYKKQLINSLCSSRWDPQCVIHLTTMFRDVPLSSEELYFLVEKVLRMFSKLDLQEIPPLVYQLLLLSAKGCKKQVLDGIICYFKEQDLRQEEEQKHGESLDLEVQSIPEDQLRHVEGTAILHIVFAIRLDHELGREFLKSFKVTSYGDLCPFSVALLLSVSRIQRYEEQVFELLKGAVIKSFKDEQLQQGSKFLQDLLLGHSGIAQMILDTVKNSVFGWDHVTQGLVQLGFFLMDTFGPKPGPFGKITEGSATVARTPTQLACKLGGQVLLQGFKMHEPIRGEILEQVLNRLVTKTASPVNHYLDLFSDIVVSAPMILLESSTKVTETFDHLSYLPLATVQGLLKAVQPLLKVSMSLKDALILVLRKAMFSSQLDGRKSAVTGFLLLLKNFRVLGSLSSSQCSQAVSSSQVQVDVHSRYNSAANEAFCLEILSSLRRCLGQQADVRLMLYEGFYDVLRRNSQLASSIMQTLFSQLRRYYEPEQDLLPPVKLEPCITAHGEQVYLQEPLAHLLSCTVHCLLWLQNMHRSANPNADDSDDDEEEEGYQSELQTILESMTRRMMKSELEDFELDKSAEFSMGSSVGVKNNIYAVLVMGVYEVLMEYNFIKANYSKSHFEELIELFTHYHKLSEILKEKSGKGRVPSSKTPRSLLSLGFVSTLLTVLFRDSTQSREDALSVLRSSGEFVRYAVNVAVQKIQQLEETGHTDGPDGQNADKTFSFLCDMTSVLMWRYTNIPSVVEDAGKKEKRCSLSLLCLEGLLRIFTTCQQRYPDKMAQLLSTMEISEDDAEPDDGNVTEINFFYIRQFQRALFTQLNRGEEEFNSKEAQLLVSILSALSRQLKPSSQQFVQMITWTVKICKETSFEDSAFCKGLLSLLFNLHVLYKTPVSLFLDLCRDIHSQLGDIDQDVEVEKQSHFAIVNMKTATTATLLVLSQIDKVLDEVDWLITRKKSQVASEKSGSEEATQTAGQQDPVEKAVTLQLGTLLTALNELVQTALLPGTCTITLLRELSRTYTILTTLVKYYIQVCASQHGGLPARVEKLVKLSGSHLTPQCYLFITYAQNGEFCGGGADDKKKKKRGEVNSAASAKLLRDTKAIPNLIFSIEQYEKYLITLSKKSKVNLMQYMKLSTSRDFRINAATLDAALQEQDDSQESQDAEETQEPKQKKRKQ; encoded by the exons ATGAAGACTGAAGTGGATAAAATCGTCTCACTGTCAGATGGAGACCAAACTGTTGAACTTCAAAAGTACCTGTCCTCCCTTACAGACGACCAG CTTATCACTGTTATTACCAAAAGTGTACTAAAGGGTAAGAATGTTGGTACCACGATTAAAGGCATTTTTAAAG GCTCTCCATCCACTTCCACTGAAGGGTCAAACCGCAGACTGATGCTGTATCAACACTGCATCCCCCTGTGTGAGTCTGGTGACCTCCAGACTGAAGTAGCAGCTGATATCATTGGACTGCTGATGCTGGAG actcacacactgTCTGGACCATCTCTTGCACAACTAGCGTCTCTTTTCGTTGAAGCCATTAAGATGGGGAAAATGGGAAGTGGGAAATCCCTGGAGCTATTTCCAACTGTGCTTACTGCTCTGGCAGCGTGTGAAGCCTTGTCATATGGCAAAG GGGAACTCAGTGGTGATGAATACAAgaaacagctgatcaacagCCTCTGCTCAAGCAG ATGGGACCCACAGTGTGTTATCCACCTGACAACCATGTTCAG AGATGTACCTCTGTCATCAGAGGAGCTGTATTTCCTGGTGGAGAAAGTACTGCGCATGTTTAGCAAACTAGATCTGCAAGAGATCCCGCCACTTGTTTACCAGCTGCTCTTGTTATCAGcaaag GGTTGTAAGAAACAGGTCCTGGATGGaataatctgttattttaaggAGCAAGACCTTCGccaggaagaggagcagaaacaTGGAGA GAGCCTGGATCTAGAGGTTCAGTCTATTCCAGAGGACCAGCTAAGGCACGTAGAGGGCACTGCCATCCTCCACATAGTCTTTGCTATAAGACTCGACCATGAACTTGGGAGAGAATTCCTTAAAAGCTTTAAGGTT acaTCCTATGGGGACTTGTGCCCTTTCAGCGTCGCCCTGTTGCTCTCAGTGTCACGTATCCAGCGCTATGAGGAACAG GTGTTTGAGCTTTTGAAGGGTGCAGTCATCAAGAGCTTCAAGGATGAGCAGCTGCAACAGGGGTCAAAGTTCCTGCAGGACCTCCTGCTGGGACACAGTGGCATCGCTCAGATGATACTGGACACAGTGAAGAACAG TGTGTTTGGTTGGGATCATGTGACCCAGGGGCTGGTGCAGCTGGGCTTCTTCCTCATGGATACATTTGGACCCAAACCTGGACCGTTTGGCAAGATCACAGAAGGGTCCGCTACTGTAGCCAGGACCCCCACTCAGCTGGCATGTAAACTGGGAGGTCAGGTGCTCTTGCAGGGATTCAAG ATGCACGAGCCTATCCGAGGCGAGATACTGGAGCAAGTTCTGAATCGACTGGTCACAAAGACAGCCTCACCTGTCAACCATTACTTAG ACCTTTTCTCTGATATTGTGGTCTCTGCTCCCATGATCCTCCTGGAGTCGTCCACAAAGGTGACAGAGACATTTGACCACCTGTCATACCTGCCGTTGGCCACTGTTCAGGGCTTACTGAAAGCAGTCCAG CCCCTGCTCAAAGTCAGTATGTCCTTGAAAGATGCGTTGATTCTAGTTCTCCGAAAGGCCATGTTTTCCAG CCAACTGGATGGAAGGAAATCTGCAGTGACTGGCTTCTTGTTGCTGCTGAAGAACTTCAGAGTGTTGGGCAGCTTGTCCTCGAGCCAGTGTAGCCAGGCAGTCTCCTCCAGCCAG GTCCAAGTGGATGTTCATTCTCGTTACAACTCTGCTGCCAATGAAGCGTTCTGTCTGGAGATCCTCAGCAGCCTGCGCCGCTGTCTGGGCCAGCAGGCTGATGTACGCCTTATGCTCTATGAG GGTTTCTATGATGTTCTCCGTCGTAACTCCCAACTGGCAAGCTCCATCATGCAGACCCTTTTCTCACAG CTGAGGCGATACTACGAACCTGAACAAGACCTCCTGCCTCCCGTGAAACTGGAGCCATGCATCACTGCTCACGGAGAGCAAGTCTACCTCCAGGAGCCACTG GCCCATCTGCTGAGCTGTACTGTGCATTGCCTGCTGTGGCTTCAAAACATGCACCGGTCAGCAAATCCCAACGCTGATGACAgcgatgatgatgaggaggaggagggatacCAGTCTGAACTCCAGACAATCCTAGAGAGCATGACAAGACGCATGATGAAGAGTGAACTGGAAGACTTTGAACTG GACAAGTCAGCAGAGTTCTCCATGGGATCCAGTGTTGGGGTAAAGAACAATATCTATGCTGTGCTGGTGATGGGAGTGTATGAGGTCCTTATGGAGTACAATTTCATCAAAGCCAATTACAG CAAAAGCCACTTTGAGGAGCTAATTGAGCTGTTCACCCACTACCACAAGCTGTCTGAGATCCTGAAGGAGAAATCTGGAAAGGGTCGAGTGCCCTCGAGTAAAACCCCTCGCAGTTTACTCTCTCTGGGCTTCGTATCAACTCTCCTCACTGTGCTCTTCAG agacAGTActcagagcagagaggatgcTCTCTCAGTGTTGCGTTCAAGTGGAGAATTTGTGCGTTATGCAGTAAATGTGGCTGTGCAGAAGatccagcagctggaggagactGGACACACAGACGGTCCAGATGGACAGAACGCAGATAAGACTTTCAGTTTCCTCTGCGACATGACGAG TGTCCTGATGTGGCGCTACACCAACATCCCCAGTGTGGTGGAGGATGCAGGGAAGAAGGAGAAGCGGTGCAGTCTGTCCCTGCTGTGTCTGGAAGGTCTGCTCCGGATCTTCACAACCTGCCAGCAGCGCTACCCAGACAAGATGGCCCAGCTCCTCTCTACCATGG aGATCTCCGAGGACGATGCTGAGCCAGATGATGGAAACGTCACAGAGATCAACTTCTTTTACATCAGACAGTTTCAG AGGGCGCTGTTCACTCAGctaaacagaggagaggaggaattTAACAGCAAAGAGGCTCAGCTGTTGGTCAGCATTTTGAGCGCTCTCTCACGCCAGCTAAAGCCATCTTCCCAACAG TTTGTTCAGATGATCACATGGACTGTGAAAATCTGCAAGGAGACCAGTTTTG aggaCTCTGCTTTCTGTAAGGGGCTGCTGTCGCTTCTCTTCAACCTGCATGTTCTCTATAAGACCCCCGTGAGCCTGTTCCTGGACCTCTGCCGAGACATCCACAGCCAATTGGGAGATATTGATCAA GATGTGGAGGTTGAAAAACAGTCTCACTTTGCCATCGTCAACATGAAGACTGCAACAACAGCAACG CTGTTGGTCCTGTCTCAGATCGACAAGGTGCTTGATGAAGTGGACTGGCTGATTACCAGAAAGAAAAGTCAGGTGGCCTCTGAGAAATCGGGCTCTG AAGAGGCCACACAGACTGCAGGCCAGCAGGATCCAGTGGAGAAAGCAGTGACACTGCAGCTTGGGACCCTTTTGACAGCTTTAAACGAGCTGGTCCAGACAGCCCTGCTGCCTGGCACCTGCACCATTACACTGCTGAGAGAGCTGAGTCGCACATACACCATCCTCACCACCTTGGTCAAATAT TACATCCAGGTTTGTGCCAGCCAGCATGGTGGACTACCGGCACGTGTTGAGAAGCTG GTCAAGCTGTCTGGCTCCCATCTAACACCGCAGTGCTACTTGTTCATCACATACGCACAG AATGGAGAATTCTGTGGTGGAGGTGCagatgacaagaagaaaaagaaaaggggtgAAGTGAACTCTGCTGCCTCT GCAAAACTTCTGCGTGACACAAAGGCCATTCCTAACTTAATCTTCAGTATTGAACAGTATGAGAAATACCTCATCACACTGTCAAAGAAATCAAAG GTAAATCTGATGCAGTACATGAAGTTGAGCACGTCAAGAGATTTCCGCATCAACGCTGCTACTCTGGACGCAGCCTTGCAGGAGCAGGACGACAGTCAAGAG TCACAGGATGCAGAGGAAACGCAAGAACccaaacagaagaagagaaaacaatga